From the Chanos chanos chromosome 7, fChaCha1.1, whole genome shotgun sequence genome, the window TGGGTCAGACCCAGCTCTGTTCTGAGGTGCTCAGGATGACTGTAGTTAACATGATGGTAATGCTACCACAATGCTTCGCGTCTATAGAGAGAATTAATAGTACAAAGGAAGCTCTTCACGATGCCTGCACTGCACTGAAATGGACTAATGGTGAATGCACCAAAGCGATTTCTAACCGCATCCAAGCCAGTGAGAGGGTACAGTATGATACAGTATGACCTTTAGCGAAGCAGAAACTGTTTTAtgctgtttgagagaggagtTTTCAGTATCCTAATTACAGTGGGTCTGACGTCTAGAGACCCTGCGTGCTCCTCATCGTTTATGAATCGTTTCTCGTGATTAGACTGGAAGTGGAAACAACATTTGTCGGATTGGGGCTGCTTCTCTGAGACAGTAAcgaaacacagtgtgtgaggctgtgtgtctgaatgtgctTCTAAACTCTCTGAAAACTTCCATTAGACAGTCAGTGCACCACGTCAGGATTTGAAACTGTATTTGAACACAGCATACATGGTTGAATGATACCCATCTTAAGTTCTGGACACAATTCTCACAGAGCTTGTGTAACAGTACTGTAGatcagtacccccccccccccccccccccccgcacacactcacacacacgcgcacacagacacacgcgcacacacacacacacacacacacacactgcacggTTTTAACTGATTCCAAATAAAagtatacacacatgctcacacacacacactaaaacttatatatatatatatatatatatatatatatatatatatatatatatataacgcTTAGTGTTCCTGAAAGGGGGGGACACAGGTATATAGTATTGATGTATGATGTAttgatgtctgtttgtggttAGATAAGgtaattaaacatttctttttcaaacgaCTTTTACATGGCTTCATTGAGACAGGGGGCAGTTTCAGTGAGAATGCGAATGCAAATGCTGGCAGATGGGGTAGTAGGAATGATGAAATTATGAAATGTCTGGGCGCATATACAACAGAACGCGTTAAAACAGCCAAACTGTCGATGTCCACCGGATTTGAACTGGATGTGTACTTGCATTTCCTACTCGAtttgaactggaatttccacaAGGGCGCGCTTAACTTCCGTGAGTAAACCTGAAACAGAAAGTCTCTGAATTGCGTGTACATGACTGTGGGACGGAGCTAAAACTGTAAGGTAAAGGTAAGCAAGATAAAAGATTTACTTTTATGTTTTGCCGCGGAGTTTTTCTTCGACATCATTAGGCCAGTTAGAAAAGATGTACGTTATTTTTTTTGATGGGCTAATATGATACGTGAATGACAGATAGTACGCGTATAGTTTCGACGAGCGCGTCGATTTCACTCTAAAGTTATTGCCAATTTTAATTTTTGCTGCAAACAAGACAGCACTTTGTGTCTCTGCAACCTGGAAACAAGTACAAATTTTAAGACTGTCGTAGATTCGGCCACTTTTTTGAAGAGGAAATATCAAGTTGTGCAATTTGGTGTTTAGGTAGAGCTCTCGCGCATGGCTGATATTACAGTTTTTACATGGTATCTGAATGTTTTCAGGAAATGAAAACGAGTAAACAGAAGGGTATGTCTTAAAAAGAGTCTCACAGTGTTAATAAATGAGTTCTCAGTTTGAcgttctttgttttctccaacTCAACACACGTTTACATAAGATAAAACTGTGCTAAATGTCACCATCTAGTGGCTATTATGATCAGGGTTCGATTTAcgggggggattgggggggtctgccccccctaattaagacttggaccctaAGACTTGGACCctaaaagaggtaaaaacaacagttcaatCGCAATTATAGGGGGGTCgaaatatttatatatcctatgctatatagccctggagtaAAACCCCTCCATTGTATAATTCGTACTCTGATTATGAATATAACTAATCAGAGATATTCTGTGCTTAACACATTGTATACAATTTATTCTGGGTACATGTATCAGTTTTGAACAATAATTTTCTTAACTTTCACTCACGCAAATCTGTACAGAAGGTTTGGTTCCATTCGTGACTCTATGGCACCATTACATCATTCTGATCGCgttctttctgtgtctttattACTGTGCATTAGTATCATGGCATTGGTATGGCACATTAATAAGACACATTACTTAtgcatttaaacatttgaatgCTTATTGGTCAGAATCACAGCACCGAAACAATGAAACTGAAGTTCGTTTGCATAGACAAGTTAGCGACCTATTTCTTCTCATCTTAACTTACTGGTCTGACTGGACGGGCGGCAGTGCTTTCGCCCGTCCCACCGGCGTGACGTAACACGTCGTTTTTAGCATTCGATCAGCCCAAACCTTAGTGTGTCTAAAAGTGCTGGTATACAGCAGGCCTCTGAGTTGTCTGGGGCCAAtttcacaaaaggaaaaaaaaaatcaagacagagTCATTGCATCACACAGCGAGTGGTCCCTGAGTCCAAAAAGGCTCGTGTGTGACATTTCAAGGAATAACTCATATTCAAAATATCCATACAGTAATCCTTTAACAACTGTATTTCTTTGTCAGAGGCTGTTTTATTCGTTCCATAACCTCATCATACCTCATCGTCTCCAGTTACCTAGCAACCCTAAATGGACACCATCCCCAAAGTTCTCCTGGACCACCTGGAGGAGCTGGTCAAAGCTGATCTGAAGAGCTTTAAGTGGCACCTGACTGATGGAGTCCTCCACGGCATTGCCCACATTCCGAGGGGCAAACTGGAGAACTGTGATGCTCAGGACACTGTGGATAAGATGAAGCAGTACTACGGCGCAGAGGATGCTGGGAAAATTGCTGTGCGTGTtttgagagagatgaaagagaacaaTCTGGCTGGGAAATTGCAGAGTAAACTGACTGAAAGTAAGACAACAATCATTCATTAAATTAGCTATTTTGCCAAGGTTCCATAAAAAAAGGTTCTGTGTCATGATCAGgaattgtagtttttttttgttttttttttaaatatttgcgTCATCATATATGTCTCTCCTTCTCAACTTTCTCCTGaacctctcgctctctctctctctctctctctctctctctctctctctctctgtctctctctctgtctgtgtctctctctctctctctctctctctctctgtctctctgtctgtctgtctctctctctctttctctctctctctctgtaagtggGAGTAAAGTTTGAAGATGATGCTGGAGCTCCATCCTCTACCCCACCTCAGGCTGCCTCTACCCAAGGTCCTCAGGGGTCCACCCAAGGTCCTCAGGGGTCCACCCAAGGTCCTCAGGTGTCTATCCGAGCTGAAACAGGAGGCAGTGTGAGGGCTCCTGTGATCCACGGTGGAGTTTTTCATGGAGATGTCACTTTTAATTAATAGTAAATCTTCCCACCAGTAGTGAGTGCTTTATGGAATCACACCTATTTATTGGAACAGGGGGGAGCCAGTGTTCTCAAAATGTTCCGCACATTCCACAGACATGAAGCGCCTCACATAAAGTGCGCTAAAAACACATGTCCAATGACCTTTTACTATGTATACAAAATATTCAACGTGAAATATTTTGACAGAGTTTTTTAAGAATtataaaaccaaaatatggACCCCCTTTTAAATTTTCTATATGaactttctgttttgtcagacCTGTAGTGCCAAGTGAATGGCATTAGTCAAACTGCTGTAGAACAGTCATTGAATATACATTAATAGTAATGTATATTCGaactcagggagagagaagtgttcTTACTATCACTGTGAAAGGAGTTACAGACTGTATTAAACTTCCACTGTCCCTGTGAGAGAAGGTACAGACTCAATTAAACCTCCACTGTCACTGTATGAGGAGGTGCAGACTGTATTAAACCTCCACAGACGTTTTGGTTTTGAGATTCTGCTGGCATTCCAATTGTGCTGTTTATACCACTATTACGGGAATCGTAAGCAACTGTTTCTATGCACTGCAGTGACCTCAGGGGTGTGTAGATACCCCAATTTCATATGACCAGTTTTTGAATGCTGCATTTTGGCAacttcatctgttttcattttgatataAAAAGAGTAACTTTCTCTCAAAATGTTTCTGTCTTGCTCCTCTTTGTACTAGACTGAACTGTGTAAGGGTTACAgatttaaatacaaacacacatacgcacacacacacacacacacacacacgcacacgcacacacagaaagaaagagattgagatTGGGATCATACAATGTTGTAGAAAAAGAATGGATTGTGCAAAAAAGCATTattatagttattattattattattattataatagttattattatcatcattattactatagttattattattatcatcattattactatagttattattattattattattattattgctagtagcagtagtagtagtagtagtagtagtattcttgttgttgttaatgatgttaaaaagaagaagaagaattcgTCTTACACTATTCCAAAATCTACAAAACGTCACAACTAATATCTCAGTATCATTCCAGACGTGGTAAGTTTGAGACTGTGAGCATCTCTGTTTAttcagttgtttatttatttagttatttgttttttttaacagtgagtAGGTGCAGACATGACCATCCCGCATCCGGTTGTGTCAGTGGAATACAGTGTTTACATACTCTGCACCCTTAGCAGGCTTTTACAGGCATGAGaatctttttggtttttgttaaataaattcACTTTTTAAATGGTACTTGTATATCACATTTCTGAGAATTGCAGCTGTAATTGCTTCTGTGTCCATTTCACAGAGAGACTTATACAGAGTGACTCACAAGAAGTGCCCTCAAAGTGAACAGAAGCCTATAGCATGCTGCaataaaacatgcacacacacatacacacacacacgcatgcacacacatacacgcacacacacacacacacacacacacacaaatcatacgtatataaaaatgtctttatgaCACAGTACAGAATTCAGTTTAACACTCATCAAGCACATTAAACTGTTCTGCATGATTACGCATTCATTCACAGTGCTAATTCATTCAGTGCTAGCATGGTcagtccattcattcattcacagtgCTAGCATGGTcagtccattcattcattcacagcgCTAGCATGGTTagtccattcattcattcacagcaCTAGCATGGTCAgtcctttcattcattcacagtgCTAGCATGGTCAGTCCATTAATTCATTCACAGTGCTAGCATGGTcagtccattcattcattcacagtgCTAGTCTGTTCTTCCTATGGATGGCCATTTGTCCCATAGACAGCATTCTTTGTGTATAACCTGACTCATGtacatacatctgtgtgtgtgtgtgtgtgtgtgtgtgtgtgtgtgagcatgggagaaagagtgagtgagagagagagagagaatcacatcTTACTTTTGGATTTAGTGAACTATTCTAcctggcacagagacacagaggaattCCAGTTCATCcaaaaccctgcatagaggggctcagtgaatgtggagtggaaggtgtgtaagtgtgtgagccTGTTTGTGCCGGAGGAGATGCTGTAGAAGGCCAGAGACCCAGctgaccagtccagatacactgcGACTCTGCGGGAGTGGTTGAGATGAGCGGGAATTTGAGTGTCCTTATTACTGTGCCTTGCGGTGTAATTTTTATTGGAGCACTCCAGACTCCAAGACTTGTCATTGTATCCAAGTACAGTATTAAAACAACCAGCCTTATATGTGACACCAATAATAACACCACCGCTCCACTCagcctcccagtaacagcgtccagtcaggcCTTCTCTGCACAAGGCTTGGTAGATACTCTTAAATCTCTCTGGGTGATCAGGATACTGTCTTTCCACATCCCCCCATGTcgcctttctgttcccctcagacagagagaggtgtgtgtttgctgtgttggggtccagtgtgagatcacaggcatctacaaaggagaggagagattagAGCAGATACTTTTCAAATACCACtatgtataagagagagagacagagagaatgaaagagagagagtgagtatgccACTTTTCAAAAGTTGATGTTAGATTAATTTATAAGTTGAAATAGAATTCACTCTTGATTATAACGTACTGTATCTTCACACTGCCTCCATTTCTACCTCTTGGTTTTCTGGCCAATCAACACTTAGCTCCTGAATCACCGCACTACCAGTTCATCATGTCATTATTATGTACACGTATACCCTGCCGTATATATACTTCTGTTTCTCCATCAGTCTCTTGCAAAGTCTCTCACACATGGGAGAACTAAGCCACTTTGTTCCAGTTTAGCTTTGGTCCTGTTAGGACACATTTTCCTTGTTAGTCCCCTTAATTCCCTTTAGCGCGCCTAGGTCCTTTTTAGCCTCCGTAGCTCCGTGTTGGCCTCCATAGCTCCTGTTGGCCTCCCTTGCTCCCGTTAGCCTCACTGCTCCTGTTAGCTTCCCCTGACCATAGACTATTTACTGATTCTGACTCTTAGTCTGCCCCTCGTAACCTGTTTATCGTGCACTAAACTCTGCTTGGTCTTGACTTTCTATTTGGATTGCATTCTGAATTACACtttgcatccagtctctctgagGTCATGACACTGACACATGAGTGAAATTTTTCTCCAGTGGCGGAGCCAGAAGGGTGGCACTGGACACCCCTGATATCTGATTGGCCACCCCGGGTGCCACCCTAAAATTTCATTCGCTATCACTGGCAGTTTCATTTCACCTCTTGTTGAAAGAAGCATTTATTTTGACAACCGGCAGCACTTTTCACACGAGCAGCTGACAGAAGTATGGCAGCGAAAACACCATTTTGAAGTAAGTTTTATGGTTTAGCATCGGGTTTAGCTTTCCTGAACGATTTTTACGAAAGTTGAGTTGCTGTGTATATGCATATTGACAATGTGGCTCCATTACAGACAGATAATCAGATAAGAGAGATCGGTTCCCAATTTAGCCTATTATTATGTTTACACCTGTGCTAGTAATACACACCACGCATATACCGTGCAGTGTCGTAAGTTACAGTGTACAAGTGTTTAGCTAACGTGGGGTAACTAGTACGATTATCACTTATACCTCTGATCAGCAATCATAGGATTCATTCATGCTCCTTAAGTGCCAGGTTAGGGAAACACACAAATTTTCTAGCATGGTCTATAGACCACCTGAAGTAGCCTTGGCCACCCCCTAAGAAAACTGGCTCTCAGACTAGGTGCAAAAAGTGATAGTTGGTGAGCATAGCAAACTGAGCTTAGCCATCCCTGGACACAGTGATATTACACCTCTGGAAATACTGAAGAATGACACAAAGCCTAAACTTCACTCTTCACCAAATTTCACTGTAAAGATGATCGAAAACTTCTTCCCTATGATGTCACTGGGAGAATTCCTAGAGCAGCCCTTGCATGCTGCAAATGCCATGAATATTCACCCAACAGAGGACAGTGTAAATTCACATTAAGAAATGGTAAGTGCTTCTTGACCAATCTTCCGATCAATTTTTCCGATCAATAGgcactgacatttttttaagcCCGGTTTGATCCTTCGTATTCCCCCATGTTCCAAACTGTGgagaaaagaggtaaaaaaaaaaaaaaaagaagcacaaaTTAATGCAAACTGtccacctccaccctctccttTAAATTTgcgaatgaaaataaatttaaacgTTGACAGGCATATTCACATACTTCAGTTTCTCCAATTTGCAGTGTGGATCTTCAAGTttagcagagagcagcttcacccctgagtctcctgggtgattatagctgagatccagctctctcaggtgtgaggttTTTgcactcagagctgaagccagcgAAGAACAGCCTTCTTCTGTCACAGAACAACCAGACAGTCTGAGAGAAAAGCTGAGGGTTAATATTATAGTTATCACAAAAAGACACTTCAGcagaaatacattaaaaaattaGCTTCATGTGTAGTGCTACAATGCATTGTAATAATCGTGTACTACGTGTTCCTTTAAcatgttattttattatgaTATACAACGTAATGAAAGATGAAACAgctcatttgttttattttgactgtcTTTTGTTTCAAGCGTTCAGTCATGACTGACAGCACCGTGGTAATTCAAACTGCTAATGCACACCTCAGTATCTCCACTTTACAGCTTGGATTCtgcagtccagcagagagccaCTCAACTCCTAAATCCTGTAGGTCATTGTCgctcaggtccagctctctcacaTTTGAGGAGTTTGAGCAAAATGCTGATGCCAAGACTTTACAGCTGTATTTACTGAGTTTGCAATTATTCAGTCTGGAGAAGAAAAGTTGGAAATAATGAATTTACAGTGtgacaagacagagaaagaaaaggcacTTAAACTAAGGAAAAACATAAGCAAAGgcaattacattttcattattaGTTTTCTCTCAACAGAGCGCATTGAACAATGTTATATGAGAAGCAAATGTTATgaataattaacatttaaaaaagcaaCAAGGTTTCAAAACCTGCTCTTACAGTGCTTGTTTTGAGGCCATTATAACCGGTAGCATTCTTCTCACACCTTCATCTGATGGGAGATAAATTTTCAGATCAAACTCGTCAAGCTGCTCCGCTGACATCAGAAGGACATGAGTCATTGCAGAACACTGTGCAGGTGTGAAGggtttctccttctgtcttgcGTTCATGTAACTCTTAACCTCATCCACCAGAGAGTTGTCATTCAACTCAtgcagacagtggaacagattcAGGGTTCGCTCTGGAGGGTTCTCTTTCTTGATGTTCTTTTTGATGTACTTGATGGTGTCTTCAAAGCCTTCTACTCGGCATTCTATATCTGGCATGATCTCTTTTAAAAGACTGTGATTGGACTCCAGGGAGATGCCAAGGAGGAAACGAAGAAACAGGTCTAAGTGTCCACTCTTGCTCCACAAGGCCTTGTCCACTGCAGTCTTGTGGAGGTCCAGTATCGTGTGTCTGAACATCCATTTTAATCTTTCGGCAAATGTTTTAATGATCATATTTGTCTTATCAAAATCAAATGAGAGATACACAAAAACCGCAGCAAGAAATTCCTGAATGCTCAGGTGCACAAAGCTGAAAACTTTCTTGTCCAATTTAAAAATCTGTGTGCAAACTCCTGAGCGGCCAGCTTCTTTAATGTCGATGCCACAGTTCTTCAAATCCTTTTCATAGAAGGTCAAATTTCCCTTTCGAAGTTGATGGAATGCCAGCTTGCCTAGCTTTTGCAAATTTAGCTCTTTTTCCGAATCGTATTTCTCACGCTTCTGGTGCGCCTGGTACAGAAGAAAGCGTGTGtacatttctgtcagtgttcTCGGTGTCTCGGTGTTTTCATCTAGGTCCAGCATCTCCTGAAGCACTGTGGCCGAAATCCAACAGAAAACTGGTATGTGGCACATAATGTGGAGAGTCCTTGACGTCTtaatgtgtgtgatgattctgTCAGCTTGATCCTGGTCCTTGAATCTCTTcctgaagtattcctcttttTGAGAATCAGTGAACCCTCGTACCTCTGTCATTTGGTGGATGCACTTGGAGGGAATTTGACAGGCTGCAGCTGGTCTGGATGTTATCCAGATGAACGCAGAGGGTAGGAGCATGCCTCGAATAAGGTTGGTTATGAGCATGTCAACTGAGGATTTCTTTTCGACATCAGATAATCGTTTATTTTTGTGGAAGTTAAGTGAAAGGCGGCTCTCATCCAAACCATCGCATATGACCAGGGTTTTCcaattattaatttttttaggATCCGAAATGTCTTCCAGCTCAGGGTGGAAGTAAGCAAGAAGTTCATGAAGGCTGTACTCATCGTGTCTGACCACGTTTATCTCCCGGAAAGGAAGCACAAATATGAAATCGATGTCCAGATCAGTTTTTCCCTCAGCCCAATCTAGAATAAACTTCTGTACACAGACAGTCTTCCCTACACCAGCGATTCCTATTGTCAGCACAGTTCTGGTTTGCCTGCTTTGGACAAGGTGACATTTGAAGATGTCTTTGAGTGTCACTGGAGTATCATCTGCTGTTGACCTCTTGGATGCTGCTTCAGCCTGTCTCACCTCGTGTTCATTGCTGATCCCGCCTCTACGACCCTTTATGAGGAACATCTCCGCGTAGATTTCTCTTAATGGTTTGTGGTCACCTTCAAGTGGAGTACCTTCGTAAATGTTAGAATACGTCTTCAGCAGACTTGACTTCAGCTTTTCTCTCACCTCACGTTGTTCTGCGTCATTGAGAAAACACAGTGATCATTTATATTTAAAGTGTTTGCACAGAAATCATAGATTAGAAGACGAAAATTAGTCACATGACATGAATCACTGAAGgatctgagaaaacaaaaaaaaaaaaaaaagatggtgaTGAATGGTAACTTTGCTTTTTACACAGTTTTGATCATGTGAAACTCCTCCTTAACAGGAGCTGAAGCTCTAGGATTATATCTTTACATCAGTGGATTTCAATCTCATCCTCAGTGCCCCCTGCCATGCATATTTTTGCTTTAGCTCCGCACAAGCATCACACTTTGCTGTGTGAACGGACAACCGgcagtgaaaacacaaaataatacaggTTTGAATGTAAAGACAGCAAGGCAGCCATTTAAACAGTGCTATTGTAACGTTCACTTTTACCGTGATCTGGAAGTGCTGGAACGCTGATTAAGTCTGGTGGATGAGCTCCCACTGAGGAAACATTTACACTCCGGATAACTTCCTCAACTTTGATTTCATCTGGGAAAGAGGTAGGGAGAAGGAAATGGGTGAGAGAGGAATATGTTGGTTGAAACAATAGCTTAAAACTTATGGAGATATCTAAAAATTCTACTTTCATGTCCTGCTATGCTAAAAGCTACCACTCGGTTCCTGTGATAATCTCCCACGAGCTAAATTTGAGAAGAACATGAATGTGAGGCCCAAAAACTGTGATTTTCAACATTAGGTCAGTTCATCGATTACTGAGAGAACATTCATCCAACCTCCAGTCTGATGTGGGGGGATGGTCTGGTCTGGAGTGGCTGTTCTTTTTTCAACTTGTCCTTcttcaaagagacagagagagagagagacagctctaAAAGTGGGTATTATCTCAGGCTGTGTCCATTTTGTTCAAGACATTAGAGTCTATGTTCATGGCTATAGCCTACCTGATCTTGACTCTGCAGACTGAGGTAAAAAATCTCTTAGCCTTGGATACTGTTCCAACATGATCTCCTCTTTCAGCAAGTCAATGAATTTCTCACAGATGTCGTCCCCTTTGTCCCTCAGTTTATCCAGTAATTCACTGGACATCTGATCAGTGTTGTGAGGTAGGATTTTAAGCTCCCTGTAGTCATGATCAGTGATGAACTTTTTCTCATGCACATGTTGAAGGACAAAGGCTGTGTCAGTAGACAGGACGTCAATTAAGGTCGTCTTCTTTTCAAGTATTAAGTCCATGGTTCACTGAAAAATGTTGGCcaaccctaaaacacaaatCAGATGGAGAGAACTGTAGAGTCTATTtcaaaatcaaattcaaatgaaattgtACCATATCTCTTAGACTAT encodes:
- the LOC115817615 gene encoding NACHT, LRR and PYD domains-containing protein 6, with product MDTIPKVLLDHLEELVKADLKSFKWHLTDGVLHGIAHIPRGKLENCDAQDTVDKMKQYYGAEDAGKIAVRVLREMKENNLAGKLQSKLTEMGVKFEDDAGAPSSTPPQAASTQGPQGSTQGPQGSTQGPQVSIRAETGGSVRAPVIHGGVFHGDVTFN